The following coding sequences lie in one Synechococcus sp. CC9902 genomic window:
- a CDS encoding ATP phosphoribosyltransferase regulatory subunit, whose translation MALQPAAGARDLNPHQVETNRNITERLARVFRLWGYDEVSPPRVERMKTLMAGGAIASRDIVRLVADDPLGLRPEMTASIARAACTRLATRPRPMRLWASGTVFRSRAADEGGQCIEENLQSGVELFGVAAIEAEMELLSLLMASIASLKLGPSTQPRLLLGHTQLMELILSPYEGPKRDAVRWALVHFDRLAVETMELLPNERKTLLSLMECRGTPKDVLQQLRHLFGQQPVFEDLDRLCSLLSKTALEQDIALQLDPTFQPQFELYTGLVFQLVCNGRSAPVVLARGGRYDELVQRCGAPENQAFGAGFSLAIDPIRELLVEDESAKADTTDVLVAYSSNSNLETALDHQQQWHAKGHSAVLELQPIRSMDEAQALAQARGDLQLDWVDL comes from the coding sequence ATGGCGCTGCAACCAGCCGCTGGCGCAAGGGATCTGAATCCGCACCAGGTGGAAACCAATCGGAACATCACGGAGCGACTCGCTCGTGTGTTTCGACTTTGGGGTTATGACGAGGTTTCTCCGCCCCGTGTGGAACGGATGAAAACTTTGATGGCGGGGGGTGCCATCGCCAGTCGCGACATTGTGCGTCTTGTCGCTGACGACCCATTGGGGTTACGACCAGAAATGACGGCATCGATTGCTCGAGCCGCCTGCACGCGACTGGCAACACGACCACGCCCCATGCGTTTGTGGGCATCAGGCACCGTGTTTCGATCCAGGGCCGCAGACGAGGGTGGTCAGTGCATTGAAGAAAACCTCCAGAGCGGAGTGGAGCTATTTGGAGTCGCCGCCATCGAGGCGGAGATGGAATTGCTCAGCCTGTTGATGGCATCTATCGCCTCTTTGAAGCTGGGCCCATCGACGCAACCTCGACTGCTGTTGGGACATACCCAACTCATGGAATTGATCCTTTCTCCATACGAGGGTCCAAAACGGGATGCGGTGCGTTGGGCTCTGGTCCATTTCGACCGTCTAGCCGTCGAAACGATGGAGTTGTTGCCCAACGAACGCAAAACACTGCTGTCACTGATGGAGTGTCGTGGAACGCCAAAAGACGTGCTCCAGCAGCTACGACACTTGTTTGGCCAACAACCCGTCTTTGAGGATCTCGATCGCCTTTGCTCGCTCCTCAGCAAAACAGCCCTTGAGCAAGACATCGCTCTTCAACTCGACCCCACCTTTCAACCCCAATTTGAGCTGTACACCGGGTTGGTCTTTCAGCTGGTCTGCAACGGCCGTTCGGCACCCGTGGTGCTTGCCCGTGGCGGTCGTTACGACGAGCTGGTTCAACGGTGTGGAGCACCTGAAAACCAAGCATTTGGCGCGGGCTTCAGCTTGGCGATCGATCCGATTCGAGAGCTCCTAGTGGAGGATGAATCGGCAAAAGCAGACACGACGGACGTGTTGGTGGCCTACTCCTCGAATTCAAACTTGGAAACGGCCCTCGATCACCAGCAGCAATGGCATGCGAA